Proteins from one Gossypium raimondii isolate GPD5lz chromosome 8, ASM2569854v1, whole genome shotgun sequence genomic window:
- the LOC105789971 gene encoding uncharacterized protein LOC105789971: MASSNVGCSLKIYEAKANYVSPAAGGGGGSAVIQMRIKLRYQLFVKAYDVEFLVEEIITPEFVTAVSVPLDCFLSGSSVMIVSKVLADLKVDAKVIEYSSPKIAKFVVDMAKRRGAAVSDFMTVVEVSINKTDYIREKEFDRISITLSSKAKSSLMMQNPKSEEPNT; the protein is encoded by the coding sequence ATGGCGTCGTCTAACGTCGGCTGCTCATTGAAAATCTATGAAGCAAAGGCAAACTATGTATCTCCGGCTGCCGGCGGCGGAGGCGGCAGTGCCGTTATTCAAATGCGTATCAAATTAAGGTATCAACTTTTCGTCAAAGCCTACGACGTTGAGTTTTTGGTAGAAGAAATCATTACCCCGGAATTTGTGACTGCCGTCTCCGTGCCGTTGGACTGTTTCTTGTCTGGTTCCAGCGTGATGATCGTCTCCAAAGTGCTGGCGGACCTCAAGGTAGACGCCAAAGTGATTGAATACTCGAGTCCGAAGATCGCTAAGTTCGTCGTCGATATGGCCAAACGTCGGGGCGCAGCCGTTTCGGATTTTATGACGGTGGTCGAGGTTTCTATCAATAAAACCGATTATATTCGTGAGAAAGAATTTGATAGGATATCAATCACATTGAGTTCAAAAGCTAAATCATCGCTTATGATGCAGAATCCGAAATCAGAGGAGCCGAATActtga
- the LOC105789974 gene encoding dof zinc finger protein DOF2.2 isoform X1: protein MVFSSVPIYLDPPNWQQQHNHHQHGGVGTGSTENPQLPPLPPPSHVGVGGAGSIRPGSMAGRARLAKIPQPEAALKCPRCESTNTKFCYFNNYSLSQPRHFCKTCRRYWTRGGALRNVPVGGGCRRNKKNKSSSSKSTGSAEKQGGSNSTNAVNNNIPSEITGHLPQQTPHLPFMASLQSFSQFGMGNIGLNFGGSANGGQAEMGFHIGTNSGMNSPILSSAGHQQFPFFEPTNGLYSLQSEGTEGSSSMVGESQLLRSITSSSRVSQLAPVKMENNNNQGLNLSRSMMNNASENNQYWGGNNWTDLSGLNASNTNHLL from the exons atGGTTTTCTCATCTGTTCCAATCTATTTAGATCCTCCCAACTGGCAGCAG cAGCATAATCATCATCAACATGGTGGAGTTGGTACTGGTAGTACTGAAAACCCTCAGCTTCCACCTCTTCCTCCACCTTCTCATGTTGGAGTTGGTGGCGCTGGTTCTATTAGGCCTGGTTCAATGGCTGGTCGAGCCAGGTTAGCCAAGATTCCACAGCCTGAAGCAGCTCTGAAATGTCCAAGGTGTGAGTCTACTAATACCAAGTTTTGCTACTTCAATAACTACAGTCTTTCACAGCCACGCCACTTTTGTAAGACGTGTCGGCGGTATTGGACTAGAGGGGGTGCCCTTAGAAATGTTCCGGTAGGCGGAGGATGCCGGagaaacaagaaaaacaaaagcagCAGCTCAAAATCCACAGGTTCAGCTGAGAAACAAGGTGGTTCTAATTCAACAAATGcagttaataataatattccTTCTGAAATCACAGGCCATTTGCCACAGCAAACCCCTCATTTGCCTTTCATGGCTTCGTTGCAAAGTTTCTCTCAGTTTGGCATGGGAAATATTGGGTTAAACTTTGGTGGTAGTGCTAATGGAGGACAAGCTGAGATGGGGTTTCATATAGGAACCAACTCAGGCATGAATAGCCCTATTTTATCATCAGCAGGTCATCAGCAGTTCCCTTTCTTTGAGCCAACAAACGGTTTGTATTCACTTCAAAGTGAAGGCACGGAAGGATCATCTTCAATGGTGGGTGAAAGCCAGCTTCTTCGTTCCATAACTTCAAGCTCTAGGGTTTCTCAGCTAGCTCCagtgaaaatggaaaacaacaacaaccaaGGGCTAAACCTATCAAGATCCATGATGAATAATGCTTCAGAGAATAATCAGTACTGGGGAGGAAATAATTGGACAGATTTATCAGGTCTCAACGCTTCTAATACTAATCATCTCTTATAG
- the LOC105789974 gene encoding dof zinc finger protein DOF2.2 isoform X2, giving the protein MVFSSVPIYLDPPNWQQHNHHQHGGVGTGSTENPQLPPLPPPSHVGVGGAGSIRPGSMAGRARLAKIPQPEAALKCPRCESTNTKFCYFNNYSLSQPRHFCKTCRRYWTRGGALRNVPVGGGCRRNKKNKSSSSKSTGSAEKQGGSNSTNAVNNNIPSEITGHLPQQTPHLPFMASLQSFSQFGMGNIGLNFGGSANGGQAEMGFHIGTNSGMNSPILSSAGHQQFPFFEPTNGLYSLQSEGTEGSSSMVGESQLLRSITSSSRVSQLAPVKMENNNNQGLNLSRSMMNNASENNQYWGGNNWTDLSGLNASNTNHLL; this is encoded by the exons atGGTTTTCTCATCTGTTCCAATCTATTTAGATCCTCCCAACTGGCAGCAG CATAATCATCATCAACATGGTGGAGTTGGTACTGGTAGTACTGAAAACCCTCAGCTTCCACCTCTTCCTCCACCTTCTCATGTTGGAGTTGGTGGCGCTGGTTCTATTAGGCCTGGTTCAATGGCTGGTCGAGCCAGGTTAGCCAAGATTCCACAGCCTGAAGCAGCTCTGAAATGTCCAAGGTGTGAGTCTACTAATACCAAGTTTTGCTACTTCAATAACTACAGTCTTTCACAGCCACGCCACTTTTGTAAGACGTGTCGGCGGTATTGGACTAGAGGGGGTGCCCTTAGAAATGTTCCGGTAGGCGGAGGATGCCGGagaaacaagaaaaacaaaagcagCAGCTCAAAATCCACAGGTTCAGCTGAGAAACAAGGTGGTTCTAATTCAACAAATGcagttaataataatattccTTCTGAAATCACAGGCCATTTGCCACAGCAAACCCCTCATTTGCCTTTCATGGCTTCGTTGCAAAGTTTCTCTCAGTTTGGCATGGGAAATATTGGGTTAAACTTTGGTGGTAGTGCTAATGGAGGACAAGCTGAGATGGGGTTTCATATAGGAACCAACTCAGGCATGAATAGCCCTATTTTATCATCAGCAGGTCATCAGCAGTTCCCTTTCTTTGAGCCAACAAACGGTTTGTATTCACTTCAAAGTGAAGGCACGGAAGGATCATCTTCAATGGTGGGTGAAAGCCAGCTTCTTCGTTCCATAACTTCAAGCTCTAGGGTTTCTCAGCTAGCTCCagtgaaaatggaaaacaacaacaaccaaGGGCTAAACCTATCAAGATCCATGATGAATAATGCTTCAGAGAATAATCAGTACTGGGGAGGAAATAATTGGACAGATTTATCAGGTCTCAACGCTTCTAATACTAATCATCTCTTATAG